From one Eisenibacter elegans DSM 3317 genomic stretch:
- a CDS encoding C39 family peptidase, whose protein sequence is MQLGSILSHVCRRNAVWLLLCCCLYWRSPAVYAQQEVWVGLPSQDFNYFAAPQQRSQWCWAAAIQMVLNYYGIRINQEQIVARTYGQNPYNGYIPDRAGSIEAIHQNLNYRGVDAQGRRYQVVATMGRGAPVPLTLIAELEAGHPVIIGYRTGLNQGHAVVLTAAAFRPTPNGPLIHQLVIRDPDPNPRNAAQHGRVVLSAKELADHIDVYWYVRVY, encoded by the coding sequence ATGCAATTAGGGTCTATACTATCTCACGTTTGTAGGCGCAATGCTGTTTGGCTGTTGCTGTGCTGTTGTTTGTATTGGAGAAGCCCTGCAGTCTATGCCCAACAAGAAGTATGGGTAGGCCTCCCCTCACAAGACTTCAACTACTTTGCCGCGCCCCAACAGCGCTCCCAGTGGTGCTGGGCTGCTGCCATCCAAATGGTACTCAACTATTATGGCATCCGTATCAATCAAGAACAAATTGTGGCCCGCACCTATGGGCAAAACCCCTATAATGGCTACATCCCTGACCGCGCCGGCAGCATTGAGGCCATTCACCAAAACCTCAACTACCGTGGAGTAGATGCCCAAGGGCGGCGCTATCAGGTAGTGGCCACAATGGGGCGTGGCGCCCCTGTCCCCCTCACCTTGATAGCAGAGCTAGAAGCCGGCCATCCAGTCATCATTGGATACCGTACAGGCCTCAACCAAGGGCACGCAGTGGTGTTGACTGCCGCAGCCTTCCGCCCCACACCCAACGGTCCACTAATCCACCAACTCGTCATCAGAGACCCCGATCCCAACCCACGCAACGCAGCCCAACACGGGCGTGTAGTGCTTTCGGCCAAAGAGCTAGCCGACCATATCGATGTTTATTGGTATGTACGGGTATATTGA
- a CDS encoding regulatory iron-sulfur-containing complex subunit RicT: MNVFDWLSDMKMPFETEDDLLVEVRFKNGKKDFFFNKERIAITTGDAVVVEMANGFHIGFVSMQGELVNLQMKRKQVAVAPTDLPHVLRVANESDLSKFEQSQSRNLPTMYRSREIIQQLNLKMKLSDVEFQADNTKATFYYSADERVDFRELIKLLASEFRIRVEMKQISLRQEAGRLGGIGSCGRELCCSTWLVDFKNVSTAAARYQNLSLNPNKLSGQCGRLKCCLNYELETYVEALKDLPELDKPLLTKRGKAFLHKTDIFRRVLWFSYNDESVWHPISAERVGEIIALNQKGIAPESLELDEAPVLTNQSILPMPPKKGNRPKRKNQQENGKPERPPRENGSQQRPPQANKKNLRQKPKKKPNNNHPRNNGQDRSQN, from the coding sequence ATGAACGTATTCGATTGGTTATCGGATATGAAAATGCCCTTCGAGACCGAAGACGACCTCTTGGTAGAAGTGCGGTTTAAGAATGGGAAGAAAGATTTCTTTTTCAATAAAGAGCGCATTGCGATTACTACTGGGGATGCGGTAGTGGTCGAAATGGCCAACGGCTTTCACATAGGCTTTGTGTCGATGCAGGGCGAGCTGGTCAACCTGCAAATGAAACGCAAACAGGTGGCCGTAGCCCCTACTGACTTGCCACACGTATTGCGGGTAGCCAATGAGAGTGACCTCTCGAAATTTGAACAATCGCAAAGCCGCAACCTGCCCACGATGTACCGCTCCCGCGAAATCATCCAGCAGCTGAACCTCAAGATGAAACTCTCAGACGTAGAGTTTCAGGCCGACAATACCAAGGCTACCTTTTACTATTCTGCCGATGAGCGGGTGGATTTTAGGGAGTTAATCAAGCTGCTGGCTTCGGAGTTTCGCATCCGAGTGGAGATGAAGCAAATCAGCCTCCGACAAGAGGCAGGCCGATTGGGTGGAATTGGCTCCTGTGGGCGCGAGCTATGCTGCTCTACTTGGTTGGTTGATTTCAAAAACGTATCAACAGCTGCCGCAAGGTATCAGAATCTATCCCTTAATCCTAATAAACTCTCCGGCCAATGTGGCCGCCTCAAGTGCTGTCTCAACTATGAGCTAGAGACCTATGTAGAGGCGCTCAAAGACCTCCCCGAATTAGACAAACCCCTACTGACAAAGCGCGGCAAGGCATTCTTACACAAAACAGATATCTTCCGGCGAGTCCTGTGGTTTAGTTACAACGACGAAAGCGTATGGCATCCTATCTCGGCAGAGCGTGTGGGCGAAATCATTGCGCTCAACCAAAAAGGTATCGCCCCCGAATCGCTAGAGCTGGACGAAGCCCCCGTACTGACCAATCAGTCTATCTTGCCGATGCCGCCCAAAAAAGGAAACCGCCCAAAACGAAAAAATCAGCAAGAAAATGGAAAGCCCGAGCGCCCACCCCGCGAAAATGGCTCCCAACAACGTCCCCCTCAAGCTAATAAGAAAAACCTGCGACAGAAGCCCAAGAAAAAACCCAACAACAACCACCCACGTAACAACGGGCAAGATCGTTCACAAAACTAA
- a CDS encoding 3-oxoacid CoA-transferase subunit B gives MALDKDGIARRIAQELRDGYYVNLGIGIPTLVANYIPEGMNVVLQSENGLLGIGPFPEEKDVDADLINAGKQTVSMLAGSALFSSAESFAMIRGNHVDLTILGAMEVSENGDIANWKIPGKMVKGMGGAMDLVAAAKNIIVAMMQVDKYGNSKLLKNCSLPLTGIGCVKKIVTELGAYEVLAEGGFQLLELAPGVSVEDIRTATEGKLIIPDNVQEMKL, from the coding sequence ATGGCTTTAGATAAAGACGGCATCGCCCGCAGAATAGCCCAAGAGCTGCGCGATGGTTATTATGTAAACTTGGGTATTGGCATCCCGACCTTGGTGGCCAATTATATCCCCGAAGGAATGAACGTTGTGCTACAATCCGAAAACGGCCTGCTCGGTATCGGCCCCTTCCCAGAAGAAAAAGACGTAGACGCAGACCTCATCAATGCAGGCAAACAGACGGTGTCGATGTTAGCAGGCTCGGCGCTCTTTAGCTCTGCCGAAAGCTTTGCGATGATTCGGGGCAATCACGTAGACCTGACCATCCTCGGGGCTATGGAAGTATCCGAAAACGGCGATATTGCCAACTGGAAAATCCCCGGCAAGATGGTGAAGGGAATGGGCGGCGCAATGGACTTGGTGGCTGCAGCCAAAAATATCATCGTGGCGATGATGCAAGTAGATAAATATGGCAATTCTAAACTACTCAAAAACTGTAGCCTCCCTCTGACAGGCATCGGCTGTGTCAAAAAAATAGTAACCGAGTTAGGTGCTTATGAGGTACTGGCTGAAGGCGGTTTCCAATTGCTGGAGCTGGCTCCCGGAGTATCTGTAGAAGACATCCGCACGGCTACTGAAGGCAAACTAATCATTCCTGATAATGTGCAAGAAATGAAGCTATAG
- the hslU gene encoding ATP-dependent protease ATPase subunit HslU, whose translation MQTHNPDLTPHQIVTELDKYIIGQKDAKKQVAIALRNRWRRMNSPQEMQQEIMPNNILMIGATGVGKTEIARRLAKIANAPFTKVEASKFTEVGYVGRDVESMVRDLVEQSVNMVRAQKHEEVKSRAIQSVEDALLDILIPPLRSGSNEDIEMNEKTRERFREKLKNGELDERKVEIQVQQSSSPNVGAFGPGIDEAAMMNLQEMISGMMPKRIRRRKVSIAEARKILLEEETAKLIDMDEVKEEALRVAENAGIIFIDEIDKVASRSAKGGGGPDVSREGVQRDLLPIVEGSTVNTKYGLIKTDHILFIAAGAFHVAKPSDLIPELQGRFPIRVELQSLTKDDFYHILKEPKNALTKQYEAMMQAENVQLSFDDEALAKIAEIAFEVNAEVENIGARRLQTVLSHLLNEFLFDVPDVIGANAHILVTKTMVEERLQGLVKNRDLSQYIL comes from the coding sequence ATGCAAACACATAACCCAGACCTTACCCCCCATCAGATTGTTACTGAGCTCGACAAGTACATTATCGGTCAAAAAGATGCTAAAAAACAAGTAGCCATTGCCCTGCGCAACCGCTGGCGACGCATGAACAGCCCGCAAGAGATGCAGCAAGAAATTATGCCCAATAACATCCTGATGATTGGTGCTACGGGCGTAGGCAAAACAGAAATCGCCCGCCGTTTGGCCAAAATCGCCAACGCCCCCTTCACCAAGGTTGAAGCCTCTAAGTTTACCGAAGTAGGCTATGTGGGGCGCGATGTGGAGAGTATGGTGCGCGACTTGGTGGAGCAGTCTGTCAATATGGTGCGTGCCCAAAAACACGAAGAGGTCAAGTCTAGGGCTATCCAGAGTGTAGAAGATGCACTACTCGACATCCTCATCCCGCCCCTCCGTAGCGGCAGCAACGAAGATATCGAGATGAACGAAAAGACCCGCGAGCGCTTCCGCGAAAAACTCAAAAACGGCGAACTAGATGAGCGCAAGGTCGAAATTCAGGTGCAACAAAGCAGCAGCCCCAATGTAGGGGCGTTCGGACCGGGCATTGACGAAGCCGCAATGATGAACCTTCAGGAGATGATCTCGGGGATGATGCCCAAGCGCATCCGCCGCCGCAAGGTCAGCATTGCAGAAGCCCGCAAAATCTTGCTCGAAGAAGAAACCGCCAAACTCATCGATATGGACGAGGTCAAAGAAGAAGCTCTCCGAGTAGCCGAAAATGCCGGTATCATTTTTATCGACGAAATAGACAAGGTAGCCAGCCGCTCTGCCAAAGGTGGCGGTGGGCCTGATGTCAGCCGCGAGGGGGTACAGCGCGACCTCCTGCCCATTGTCGAAGGAAGTACGGTCAATACCAAGTATGGCCTCATCAAAACTGACCATATTCTCTTCATCGCTGCGGGGGCGTTTCACGTGGCCAAGCCCTCCGACCTCATCCCCGAGCTACAAGGCCGCTTCCCCATCCGCGTGGAGCTGCAAAGCCTCACCAAGGACGACTTCTACCATATCCTCAAAGAACCCAAAAACGCACTCACCAAGCAGTATGAGGCGATGATGCAGGCCGAAAACGTACAGCTCAGCTTCGACGACGAAGCCCTAGCCAAAATAGCCGAAATAGCCTTTGAGGTCAATGCCGAAGTTGAAAATATTGGTGCGCGCCGCCTTCAGACTGTCTTGAGTCACTTGCTCAACGAGTTTCTCTTTGATGTGCCAGATGTCATCGGTGCCAATGCCCACATCTTGGTTACCAAGACGATGGTCGAAGAACGACTCCAAGGCCTCGTCAAAAATAGGGACTTAAGCCAGTATATCCTGTAA
- the purD gene encoding phosphoribosylamine--glycine ligase — protein MHILLLGSGGREHAFAWKLAQSPLVEALYVAPGNAGTAQVAQNIDISVTDFEGIAQFCEAKQITHLLVGPEEPLVKGIKNFFAQHPTLSGLHVIGPDRAGAQLEGSKDFAKQFMMRHNIPTAQSQTFVQQTLNEALTYIDSRPAPYVIKADGLAAGKGVVIAQSKDEAKATLEAMLVDHKFGEASQKVVIEDFLQGIELSVFIITDGQNYYTLPEAKDYKRIGEGDTGPNTGGMGAVSPVPFADKAFMQKVDQRIIRPTLDGLRKEGIHYTGFIFFGLMKVGDDPYVIEYNVRMGDPENEVVMPRIKTDLAQILDAVAHQRLAELPLTTLAKTATTVVLVSGGYPDSHPKGLPIHRLEKVQDALAFHAGTTLDAKGQTLTNGGRVLALTGLGATREEALQQSYNAAEIIQYEGKYYRRDIGQDLA, from the coding sequence ATGCATATATTATTGTTAGGTTCAGGCGGAAGAGAACACGCTTTTGCTTGGAAATTAGCCCAAAGCCCCTTAGTAGAAGCGCTCTATGTTGCCCCCGGCAATGCCGGCACGGCACAAGTAGCACAGAATATCGATATATCAGTTACAGATTTTGAAGGCATCGCACAGTTCTGCGAGGCCAAACAAATCACCCACCTGCTGGTAGGCCCTGAAGAGCCGCTGGTCAAAGGGATTAAGAACTTCTTTGCCCAACACCCAACGCTCAGCGGCCTACACGTGATTGGCCCTGATCGCGCTGGCGCACAGCTCGAAGGTAGTAAGGATTTTGCCAAACAGTTTATGATGCGCCACAATATTCCCACGGCACAATCGCAGACTTTTGTACAACAAACGCTCAATGAGGCGCTGACCTACATCGACAGCCGCCCTGCACCCTATGTCATCAAAGCTGACGGCCTCGCAGCTGGCAAAGGCGTAGTGATTGCCCAAAGCAAAGACGAAGCCAAGGCGACCTTAGAGGCGATGTTGGTAGACCATAAATTTGGGGAGGCAAGCCAAAAGGTAGTGATTGAAGACTTTTTGCAAGGCATTGAGTTGTCGGTATTCATCATCACTGACGGGCAGAACTACTATACCCTCCCTGAGGCCAAAGACTACAAGCGCATCGGCGAAGGCGACACCGGCCCCAACACGGGTGGAATGGGCGCTGTATCGCCAGTACCTTTTGCCGACAAGGCCTTTATGCAAAAAGTAGATCAGCGTATCATCCGCCCTACGCTCGATGGGCTGCGCAAAGAAGGTATCCACTATACTGGCTTTATCTTTTTTGGCTTGATGAAGGTAGGCGACGACCCCTATGTGATTGAGTACAACGTCCGTATGGGCGACCCCGAAAACGAAGTAGTGATGCCACGCATCAAAACTGACTTGGCGCAGATATTGGATGCGGTGGCACATCAACGCCTAGCCGAACTACCCCTGACCACCTTGGCCAAAACAGCCACGACAGTGGTGCTGGTATCGGGCGGCTACCCAGATAGCCACCCTAAGGGCCTGCCTATCCATAGGCTCGAAAAAGTACAAGATGCCCTGGCTTTCCACGCCGGTACTACCCTTGATGCCAAAGGCCAAACCCTCACCAATGGAGGGCGTGTATTGGCGCTCACCGGCCTCGGTGCCACTCGCGAAGAAGCCCTGCAACAGAGCTACAACGCCGCCGAAATTATTCAATATGAAGGCAAATACTACCGCCGAGACATCGGGCAGGATTTGGCCTAA
- a CDS encoding SDR family NAD(P)-dependent oxidoreductase: MHPLIIITGATKGLGKAIGEVFAQNQFDVLICARNQADLDQTITQWQIQYPGQQFYGLVADFAQASSVQTFAREVQALQRPIEVLVNNAGFFSPGSILEEPDGALEQMLQVNLLSAYQLTRALAPSMIARKQGHIFNMCSIASFMAYPNGGSYSITKFALYGMSKVLREELKPHHIRVTSLLPGAAYTASWEGVDLPQERFMKAEDVAQTVWAAYSLSNQTVVEEIILRPQLGDI; this comes from the coding sequence ATGCACCCACTCATCATCATCACCGGAGCCACCAAAGGCCTAGGCAAGGCCATAGGCGAAGTGTTTGCCCAAAATCAGTTTGATGTGCTGATTTGCGCACGCAACCAAGCCGACCTCGACCAGACCATCACACAGTGGCAGATACAGTACCCCGGACAGCAGTTTTATGGCCTTGTAGCTGATTTTGCCCAAGCCAGCAGCGTCCAAACCTTCGCCCGCGAAGTCCAAGCGCTACAACGCCCCATAGAAGTGCTTGTCAATAATGCAGGCTTTTTCTCGCCTGGCAGCATCTTAGAAGAACCCGATGGAGCCTTGGAGCAAATGCTACAAGTCAATCTCTTGAGCGCCTATCAATTGACCCGTGCGCTTGCACCATCGATGATTGCCCGCAAACAAGGACATATCTTCAATATGTGTTCTATCGCCAGTTTTATGGCATATCCGAACGGTGGCTCGTATTCCATCACCAAGTTTGCCCTCTATGGCATGAGCAAAGTCTTGAGAGAAGAACTTAAGCCACACCACATCCGCGTAACCTCCCTGTTGCCCGGCGCAGCCTATACCGCCAGCTGGGAAGGTGTAGATTTGCCCCAAGAGCGCTTTATGAAGGCCGAAGACGTAGCCCAAACCGTTTGGGCAGCTTATAGCCTCTCTAACCAAACCGTGGTCGAGGAAATCATCTTGCGCCCACAGCTCGGCGATATTTAA
- a CDS encoding CoA transferase subunit A, with amino-acid sequence MINKVVDNAEVATADIPDNAVLMLGGFGLCGIPENCIAALVRKGITGLTCISNNAGVDDFGIGLMLQQRQVRKMISSYVGENKEFERQLLSGELEVDLIPQGTLAERIRAGGAGIPAFFTPAGVGTEVAEGKEVREFDGKLYLMERWLRADFALVKAWKGDTAGNLIFKGTARNFNPMMAAAGKITIAEVEELVPAGTLDPNHIHTPGIYVQRIFQGKDYEKRIEQRTVRK; translated from the coding sequence ATGATCAACAAAGTGGTAGATAACGCCGAGGTAGCCACCGCCGACATTCCCGACAACGCCGTGTTGATGTTGGGCGGCTTTGGGCTTTGTGGTATCCCCGAAAACTGCATTGCTGCCTTGGTACGCAAAGGTATTACGGGGCTGACTTGCATCTCCAACAACGCCGGTGTAGACGATTTCGGCATCGGACTGATGCTCCAACAGCGCCAAGTACGCAAGATGATTTCGTCGTATGTGGGCGAAAACAAAGAGTTTGAGCGCCAACTACTCTCCGGTGAGCTGGAGGTAGACCTCATCCCGCAGGGAACGCTCGCAGAACGCATCCGCGCCGGTGGAGCTGGTATTCCGGCCTTTTTCACCCCTGCCGGGGTGGGTACAGAGGTGGCCGAAGGCAAAGAAGTACGTGAGTTTGATGGTAAGCTGTATTTGATGGAGCGCTGGCTGCGTGCAGACTTCGCCCTCGTAAAAGCGTGGAAAGGGGATACCGCCGGTAACCTCATTTTCAAAGGCACAGCCCGCAACTTCAACCCGATGATGGCCGCCGCCGGCAAAATCACCATCGCCGAGGTAGAGGAGCTAGTGCCTGCCGGTACGCTCGACCCCAACCACATCCATACGCCCGGCATCTATGTGCAGCGTATTTTCCAAGGCAAAGACTACGAAAAACGCATCGAACAACGCACCGTGCGCAAGTAA